A window of the Sabethes cyaneus chromosome 1, idSabCyanKW18_F2, whole genome shotgun sequence genome harbors these coding sequences:
- the LOC128732643 gene encoding 26S proteasome non-ATPase regulatory subunit 10-like, with the protein MSTVNKEMPLYDLAQQDYHVLEEMISTKPSLITQKDSNDRFLLHWAALRGRELMVEELLKKAPEQLDAEDDTSATPLILATLGGHLSTVRLLVAKGATVNHRNWQGHSSLQYACSKGHLEIVKHLLEQGGADVNVVDKRNDTPLHRVASQGRVEILKYLLERSAAVDVQNAEGNTPLHLACEDEQTACALLLVERGASGTVHNKEQKTPLDLAKPGLRRNLKTKLGISD; encoded by the exons ATGTCCACGGTGAACAAGGAAATGCCACTGTACGATCTGGCCCAACAGGATTACCACGTCCTGGAGGAAATGATTTCCACAAAACCCTCGTTGATAACGCAGAAAGATTCG AACGATCGCTTCCTACTGCACTGGGCAGCCCTGCGTGGCCGCGAACTGATGGTGGAGGAACTGCTAAAGAAGGCACCGGAACAGTTGGACGCCGAGGACGACACCAGTGCGACGCCGCTAATCCTGGCGACGTTGGGCGGTCATCTGAGCACGGTTCGACTGCTGGTGGCGAAAGGTGCCACCGTTAATCATCGCAACTGGCAGGGCCACTCGTCGCTGCAGTACGCCTGCTCCAAAGGACACCTGGAGATTGTGAAGCATCTGCTCGAACAGGGTGGTGCCGATGTTAATGTGGTGGATAAACGCAACGATACTCCACTGCATCGGGTGGCATCGCAGGGGAGGGTGGAGATTTTGAAATACCTACTGGAACGTTCAGCCGCAGTTGATGTGCAGAATGCCGAAGGCAATACGCCGTTGCATTTGGCCTGCGAGGATGAACAGACGGCTTGTGCACTGCTGTTGGTTGAACGTGGTGCCTCCGGCACCGTACACAATAAGGAGCAGAAAACGCCGCTTGACCTGGCAAAGCCAGGCTTGCGGCGAAATTTAAAAACAAAGCTAGGAATAAGTGATTAA
- the LOC128742816 gene encoding DNA damage-regulated autophagy modulator protein 1: MSKLYLLPITVFLLFNFTFIGTYIAAVLQGHVVPTVPYISDAATYSPESCVFGQLISVGCVLLGITIYVRYRQIQEIGLRHADVQPVLNRLNGRAFWVGMGSCLGVSMVGNFQETNVRLVHYFGAFLAFGLGTVYYWMQAYISYHLQPYIGSMLKAHIRLAIAVICTVFFIIVSVTGIISHILFNGTDPRKWYPSDGGWEYHVASSISEWIVATAFCFYILTFTDEFRMMQLEHPPLIFIEVEGNQYYEPVINEPVSTVS, encoded by the exons ATGTCTAAGCTTTATTTGCTCCCGATCACGGTGTTTCTGCTGTTTAATTTTACGTTCATCGGAAC GTACATTGCTGCTGTGCTACAAGGACATGTAGTGCCAACGGTGCCGTACATTTCGGATGCAGCAACGTACTCGCCGGAAAGCTGCGTCTTTGGACAGCTGATAAGCGTTGGCTGTGTTCTAC TGGGAATCACCATCTACGTGCGCTATCGACAGATTCAAGAAATTGGCCTTCGTCATGCCGATGTTCAGCCGGTTCTGAACCGGTTGAACGGTCGCGCCTTTTGGGTCGGAATGGGTTCCTGTTTGGGGGTCAGCATGGTCGgaaactttcaggaaaccaACGTACGGCTAGTGCACTACTTTGGGGCATTTTTGGCTTTCGGTTTGGGTACGGTTTACTATTGGATGCAG GCTTATATTTCCTATCATCTTCAACCGTACATTGGATCAATGCTGAAGGCTCACATTCGGCTTGCCATCGCAGTGATATGCACCGTTTTTTTCATCATCGTTTCCGTCACCGGAATCATTTCACATATCCTATTCAACGGTACTGATCCTCGCAAGTGGTACCCATCGGATGGTGGATGGGAATATCATGTGGCCAGCTCGATTTCCGAGTGGATTGTTGCAACCGCTTTCTGCTTCTATATTCTAACTTTCACCGATGAGTTTCGAATGATGCAGCTGGAACATCCTCCG CTAATTTTCATCGAAGTGGAAGGTAACCAGTATTATGAACCGGTGATAAACGAGCCGGTCAGCACCGTCTCGTGA
- the LOC128732875 gene encoding ERC protein 2-like has translation MLSPASLDEIKERISKNQEKIHVLQAINNVLKERHEIESNYKNLALKFRDMQEEEALRRAKVCQFDEARKKQLAELQAKGEALCREKAKLQHQIEHVTWHLEGCRRRRPCLARLPENCPLKGEGAPSCLPHSPEKLKIMANMKTTADHLVRGIMDLRKKIHIVQDKLEMEVARKKDMEKKLAELRKQICQHNKCMQQQSSQVREHAHHHAHHHHHHHHQSHAGGGGGGGGGTTLPPIKSCVAAK, from the exons ATGCTTTCACCAGCAAGTTTGGATGAAATCAAGGAACGGATTagcaaaaatcaagaaa AAATCCACGTGCTGCAGGCAATCAACAACGTTCTGAAGGAACGCCATGAGATTGAGTCCAACTATAAAAATTTAGCTTTAAAATTTCGTGACATGCAAGAGGAGGAAGCCTTACGGAGAGCGAAGGTTTG TCAGTTCGACGAAGCTCGTAAAAAGCAGCTGGCGGAGCTGCAAGCCAAGGGCGAAGCCCTCTGCCGGGAGAAGGCTAAACTACAGCACCAAATCGAGCATGTAACGTGGCACCTGGAGGGATGTCGCCGGCGGCGACCCTGTCTGGCACGGTTGCCAGAAAACTGCCCCCTCAAGGGGGAAGGAGCTCCCAGCTGTTTGCCTCATTCGCCGGAGAAGTTGAAAATAATG GCAAATATGAAAACCACGGCGGACCACTTGGTCCGCGGAATCATGGATCTGCGGAAAAAGATCCACATCGTTCAGGATAAATTGGAAATGGAGGTTGCG CGCAAAAAGGACATGGAAAAGAAGTTGGCTGAACTGCGGAAGCAAATCTGTCAGCACAACAAGTGCATGCAGCAACAGTCCAGTCAGGTTCGGGAGCATGCTCACCATCAcgcgcatcatcatcatcatcaccatcaccagTCACAcgctggtggtggtggcggtggaGGAGGAGGAACAACTCTTCCGCCGATCAAGAGCTGTGTGGCGGCAAAATAG